A stretch of the Arthrobacter stackebrandtii genome encodes the following:
- the ureC gene encoding urease subunit alpha, with the protein MSFELSRKQYSDLYGPTTGDAIRLADTELFLEIEHDYTRYGEEVVYGGGKVIRDGMGQNGQRTRDEDIPDTVITNIIVLDWTGIYKADVALRDGHIFKIGKAGNPDISDGVDITIGVATDIIAGEGKIMTAGGIDTHVHFVSPDQVPVALAGGVTTLIGGGTGPSEASKATTVTPGKWHISKMLQAVDNLPINVGLLGKGHASAREPLAEQVRGGVIGLKVHEDWGATHSSIDMSLKIADEFDIQVAIHSDTLNEFGFVEDTIKAIDGRVIHTFHTEGAGGGHAPDIIKVAGLPNVLPASTNPTLPFTVNTIDEHLDMLMVCHHLSPDIPEDVAFADSRIRKETIAAEDVLHDMGIFSITSSDSQAMGRVGEVVLRTWQVADAMKRQRGKYDDDPSVGDNARLKRFVAKYTINPAIAHGISDYVGSIEESKFADLVIWEPAFFGVKPEMVIKGGQMVMSIMGDPNGSIPTPQPRTFRPNFATLGRAVHSSSITFMSQAAVDAGVPAELGLAHEVRPCHGIRTLTKADMKHNGEMPSILVDPETYEVRVDGEVVTAEPSSVLPMAQRYFLF; encoded by the coding sequence ATGAGCTTTGAACTGAGCCGCAAGCAGTACTCCGACCTTTACGGACCCACCACCGGCGACGCCATCCGCCTCGCCGACACCGAACTCTTCCTCGAAATCGAGCACGACTACACCCGGTACGGGGAGGAAGTGGTCTACGGCGGCGGCAAGGTCATCCGCGACGGCATGGGCCAAAACGGCCAGCGAACCCGCGACGAGGACATCCCCGACACCGTCATCACGAACATCATCGTCCTGGACTGGACCGGCATCTACAAGGCTGACGTGGCCCTGCGCGACGGCCACATCTTCAAGATCGGCAAGGCCGGCAACCCGGACATTTCCGACGGCGTGGACATCACCATCGGCGTCGCCACCGACATCATCGCCGGCGAAGGCAAGATCATGACCGCCGGCGGCATCGACACCCACGTGCACTTCGTCAGCCCCGACCAGGTCCCCGTGGCCCTGGCCGGCGGCGTCACCACGCTTATCGGCGGCGGCACCGGCCCGTCGGAGGCCAGCAAGGCCACCACGGTCACGCCCGGCAAATGGCATATCTCCAAGATGCTCCAGGCGGTGGACAACCTGCCCATCAATGTGGGCCTGCTCGGCAAGGGCCACGCCAGCGCCCGCGAACCGCTCGCCGAACAGGTCCGTGGCGGCGTCATCGGGCTGAAGGTCCACGAGGATTGGGGCGCCACCCACTCAAGCATCGACATGTCGCTAAAGATCGCCGACGAATTCGACATCCAGGTCGCCATCCACTCCGACACCCTCAACGAATTCGGCTTCGTGGAGGACACCATCAAGGCCATCGACGGCCGTGTCATCCACACCTTCCACACCGAAGGTGCCGGCGGCGGGCACGCCCCGGACATCATCAAGGTGGCCGGCCTGCCCAACGTGCTCCCGGCCTCCACCAACCCCACCCTGCCCTTCACCGTCAACACCATCGACGAGCACCTGGACATGCTCATGGTCTGCCACCACCTCAGCCCGGACATCCCGGAGGACGTGGCCTTCGCCGACTCCCGCATCCGCAAGGAAACCATCGCGGCCGAGGACGTGCTGCACGACATGGGCATCTTCTCCATCACCTCCTCCGACTCCCAGGCCATGGGCCGCGTGGGCGAGGTGGTCCTGCGCACCTGGCAGGTGGCCGACGCCATGAAGCGCCAGCGGGGGAAGTACGACGACGACCCATCAGTGGGCGACAATGCCCGACTGAAGCGCTTTGTTGCGAAATACACGATCAACCCGGCCATTGCCCACGGCATCTCCGACTATGTGGGCAGCATCGAGGAAAGCAAGTTTGCCGACCTCGTCATCTGGGAGCCGGCATTTTTTGGCGTGAAGCCGGAGATGGTGATCAAGGGCGGGCAGATGGTCATGTCCATCATGGGCGACCCCAACGGATCCATCCCCACCCCGCAGCCGCGCACCTTCCGGCCCAACTTCGCCACCCTCGGCAGGGCGGTGCATTCGTCCTCGATTACCTTCATGTCCCAGGCCGCCGTCGACGCCGGCGTTCCCGCCGAGCTGGGACTGGCGCACGAGGTGCGCCCGTGCCACGGCATCCGCACCCTGACCAAGGCGGACATGAAGCACAACGGCGAAATGCCAAGCATCTTGGTGGATCCCGAAACCTACGAAGTGCGCGTTGACGGCGAGGTCGTCACGGCCGAACCCTCCAGCGTGCTGCCCATGGCCCAGCGCTACTTCCTCTTCTAA
- a CDS encoding 4'-phosphopantetheinyl transferase family protein, protein MDAAWLSEGERACIAAKRLPADRARSAAARILLKRLLAAEFGIDPGTVQLLAAGGRGTRPELAWVRQPGGPPGLSANVSHAGDVVVVAVARGGMVGVDVEQHCATGFDGFDQVALSVPERDLVAGTLPALQPQLRTDLWVRKEAALKAVGEGLRRDPAELCFAGSVLGSRAVNVHSGVAVQLLEAAVECSAAVAVVGASSLRCHEIPEPSAPANNYAIKTWPFRELGKAMLSFSTASAARPALETSGQFRPHAYPAPSTEETQL, encoded by the coding sequence ATGGACGCGGCCTGGCTTAGCGAAGGCGAACGGGCTTGCATTGCTGCCAAAAGGCTGCCGGCCGACCGTGCAAGATCGGCGGCCGCACGGATTCTGCTCAAGCGGCTGCTGGCCGCTGAGTTCGGCATCGACCCCGGCACGGTGCAACTCCTGGCGGCTGGCGGGCGCGGGACCAGGCCTGAGCTGGCCTGGGTCCGGCAGCCCGGCGGTCCACCGGGGCTGAGTGCCAATGTCTCCCATGCGGGGGACGTGGTGGTGGTGGCGGTGGCCCGTGGCGGAATGGTCGGGGTGGATGTGGAACAGCACTGCGCCACCGGCTTTGACGGGTTTGACCAGGTGGCACTGTCGGTGCCGGAAAGGGACTTGGTGGCTGGGACGCTGCCGGCTCTGCAGCCGCAGCTGCGGACGGACCTTTGGGTCCGCAAGGAGGCCGCACTGAAGGCCGTGGGCGAGGGTCTGCGGCGCGATCCCGCCGAACTGTGTTTTGCCGGCAGCGTGCTGGGGAGCAGGGCAGTCAACGTCCACAGCGGGGTTGCTGTGCAACTGCTCGAAGCTGCAGTGGAGTGCTCGGCGGCTGTTGCGGTGGTGGGCGCGTCGAGCCTCAGGTGCCACGAAATACCTGAACCTTCGGCACCTGCGAATAATTACGCAATAAAAACATGGCCATTTAGAGAGTTAGGTAAGGCTATGCTAAGTTTTTCCACGGCAAGCGCGGCCAGGCCGGCGCTTGAAACATCCGGACAATTCCGTCCACACGCCTACCCGGCACCATCAACTGAGGAGACACAACTGTGA
- a CDS encoding cation:proton antiporter — protein sequence MTSLILIPLVAAAAPLLADLVGRVAKVPLVVFEIALGIMIGPGLLGWVEPSEFVGVLSNLGLAMLFFMAGNEINFGAIKGRPLKRSSIAWLISLAGGVVVGILLAPTVPAGVFIGVALASTALGTLLPVLRDANELSTPFGKAVTAIGTVGEFGPLLAISLFLSGHSLGSSVVVLAMFVAISGLAIWMTGRSENRTLLRLVNATLHSSGQFAVRLVLLIVALLVGLSLVFGLDMLLGAFAAGILWRVLISGAAPHDREVVEHKLDGVAFGFLVPVFFVYTGVTFDLDALLSDPKTLALVPIFLVLILVVRGLPNLLAVPVGSSSRDKRAIVLFGATGLPIIVAVTAIGLDRGILTSGTSTALVGAGMLSVLLFPMLALLERKKSVEAAAASEKTPR from the coding sequence TTGACTAGCCTGATTCTCATACCGCTTGTGGCCGCCGCAGCCCCGCTCCTTGCGGACCTTGTGGGCAGGGTGGCGAAGGTTCCGCTGGTGGTGTTCGAGATTGCCTTGGGCATCATGATTGGGCCGGGCCTGCTGGGGTGGGTGGAACCCTCGGAGTTCGTCGGTGTGCTCTCCAACCTCGGCCTCGCCATGCTGTTTTTCATGGCCGGCAACGAGATCAATTTCGGTGCCATCAAGGGCAGGCCCCTCAAGCGCTCGAGCATTGCATGGCTGATATCGCTCGCGGGCGGTGTGGTGGTGGGCATCCTGCTGGCCCCCACCGTGCCCGCCGGCGTCTTCATCGGCGTCGCCCTGGCATCAACGGCGCTGGGCACGCTGCTTCCGGTGCTGCGAGACGCCAACGAGCTTTCGACGCCGTTCGGCAAGGCGGTCACCGCGATTGGAACTGTGGGCGAGTTTGGGCCGCTGCTGGCCATTTCGCTGTTTCTGAGCGGGCATTCCCTTGGCTCATCCGTTGTGGTCCTGGCGATGTTCGTGGCGATTTCCGGCCTGGCCATTTGGATGACCGGGCGCAGCGAGAACCGCACACTGCTGCGGCTGGTCAACGCCACTTTGCATTCAAGCGGCCAGTTCGCCGTCCGGCTCGTGCTGCTCATCGTGGCGCTGCTGGTGGGCCTGAGCCTGGTGTTTGGCCTGGACATGCTGCTGGGTGCCTTTGCCGCGGGCATCCTGTGGCGGGTGCTGATCTCCGGTGCCGCCCCGCACGACCGCGAAGTCGTTGAGCACAAGCTGGACGGGGTGGCCTTCGGCTTCCTGGTCCCCGTCTTCTTTGTCTACACCGGTGTCACCTTTGACCTGGACGCATTGTTGTCGGACCCCAAGACACTGGCCCTGGTGCCGATCTTCCTGGTCTTGATCCTGGTGGTCCGCGGCCTGCCGAACCTGCTCGCCGTCCCTGTGGGGTCCAGTAGCAGGGACAAGCGCGCCATCGTCCTGTTTGGTGCAACCGGGCTGCCGATCATTGTGGCCGTGACGGCGATCGGCCTGGACCGGGGCATCCTCACTTCCGGAACCTCCACGGCGCTGGTGGGCGCCGGCATGCTGTCCGTCCTGCTCTTCCCCATGCTCGCGCTGCTGGAGCGGAAGAAGAGCGTCGAGGCTGCCGCCGCGTCGGAGAAAACACCCCGTTAG
- the entS gene encoding enterobactin transporter EntS yields MTEPAKGRLLPSGLVIDTSPLRSSPAFRRIFIARTISIFGLGMLAVAVPLQIFELTGSTLQVGAAATIEGICAFAGLLVGGDLADRFDRKRIIVFSRVVGGSGFALLAINAWLPEPSVAAIYVVGGVDGFFGALSVTALMAVTPTLVPRNKLAAAGALNMLTVRLGTMASPALGGAIIAVAGVGWNYACAAAATLVTITLLTGLPSLPPDRSGPRRHPVRTAVEGAVFVYRQPVVRGVVLLGTLQTMASGVRIMLPALAATSLGVGPQGTGLLFAAVPCGAVLATLLSGWTTTTRRPGRSMALLSVASFLALAVLGLCTGLPAALMMLTLFGALASMSGILQYALVQAHTPDRMLGRVNALWMAQEVGGDSIGALGLGGLGRAVPAATAVVLFGGAAAVLGLAGMAGFGALRRTGPVGGDDAGSPQQPARTAAAGIP; encoded by the coding sequence ATGACTGAGCCGGCCAAGGGAAGGCTGCTGCCCAGCGGGCTGGTGATTGACACCAGCCCACTGCGCAGCAGTCCGGCTTTTAGGCGCATCTTCATTGCCCGCACCATCTCCATCTTCGGGCTGGGCATGCTGGCGGTCGCCGTGCCGCTGCAGATCTTTGAACTGACAGGATCAACACTTCAGGTGGGCGCCGCGGCAACAATCGAGGGCATCTGCGCCTTCGCCGGGCTGCTGGTGGGCGGCGATCTCGCCGACAGGTTTGACCGAAAGCGCATCATTGTCTTTTCCCGGGTGGTGGGCGGCAGCGGATTCGCACTGCTGGCCATCAACGCCTGGCTGCCCGAACCCTCCGTCGCTGCCATCTACGTGGTGGGTGGCGTGGACGGCTTCTTCGGCGCACTCAGTGTCACGGCCCTCATGGCCGTCACACCCACACTGGTGCCACGGAACAAGCTTGCCGCGGCCGGGGCACTGAACATGCTCACGGTGCGGCTGGGCACCATGGCCTCACCCGCGCTGGGCGGAGCCATCATTGCCGTGGCCGGTGTGGGCTGGAACTATGCATGCGCGGCCGCTGCAACACTGGTGACCATCACGCTGCTGACGGGGCTGCCCAGCCTGCCGCCGGACCGGTCCGGGCCGCGCCGCCACCCGGTGAGGACAGCCGTGGAGGGCGCTGTGTTTGTCTACCGGCAGCCGGTGGTCCGTGGCGTGGTGCTGCTCGGCACGCTGCAGACCATGGCCTCCGGGGTTCGGATCATGCTGCCTGCCCTGGCTGCAACCTCACTCGGCGTGGGGCCGCAGGGGACGGGCCTGCTGTTTGCGGCTGTGCCCTGCGGGGCGGTGTTGGCAACCTTGCTCAGCGGCTGGACCACCACAACTCGGCGGCCCGGGCGTTCCATGGCCCTGCTGTCCGTGGCCTCATTCCTGGCCCTGGCGGTGTTGGGCCTGTGCACCGGCCTGCCCGCGGCCCTGATGATGCTGACCCTGTTCGGCGCGCTAGCCTCGATGAGCGGCATCCTGCAGTACGCGCTGGTCCAGGCCCACACCCCTGACCGCATGCTGGGCCGCGTCAATGCGCTCTGGATGGCCCAGGAGGTGGGTGGCGATTCCATCGGCGCCCTCGGACTGGGCGGCCTGGGCCGCGCCGTGCCCGCAGCCACCGCCGTGGTGCTGTTCGGAGGCGCCGCTGCCGTGCTGGGGTTGGCCGGAATGGCCGGTTTTGGGGCATTGCGCCGGACCGGGCCCGTAGGCGGGGACGACGCCGGCAGCCCGCAGCAGCCCGCGAGAACCGCCGCAGCGGGCATCCCGTGA
- a CDS encoding urease subunit gamma has protein sequence MHLTPREQEKLMIVVAADLARRRQGRNLKLNHPEAVAILTYELIEGARDGRTVADLMSWGSTILSRSDVMDGVPEMIKDVQVEATFPDGTKLVTVHNPIR, from the coding sequence ATGCATTTGACGCCCCGTGAGCAGGAAAAGCTCATGATCGTTGTCGCCGCTGATTTGGCCCGCCGCCGACAAGGCCGGAACTTGAAACTCAACCATCCCGAGGCCGTCGCCATCCTCACCTACGAACTGATTGAAGGAGCCCGCGACGGCCGCACGGTTGCCGACCTCATGAGCTGGGGGAGCACCATCCTTTCCCGCTCCGACGTCATGGACGGAGTGCCGGAAATGATCAAGGACGTCCAGGTCGAGGCCACCTTCCCCGACGGCACCAAGCTCGTCACAGTGCACAACCCCATCCGCTGA
- a CDS encoding urease subunit beta: MIPGEYILSEPPILCNAGQDATQLSVVNRGDRPIQVGSHYHFAEVNDALEFDRPAAYGRRLDIPAGTAVRFEPGDPKTVNLIELAGTRQVFGFRDQVNGKLDGGTAGPGAAQALPGRSPSTQAQPETPAATTDKDGQ; this comes from the coding sequence ATGATTCCCGGGGAATACATTCTCAGCGAACCGCCCATCCTGTGCAACGCCGGCCAGGATGCCACCCAACTCTCCGTCGTCAACCGCGGCGACCGGCCCATCCAGGTCGGCTCGCACTACCACTTCGCCGAGGTCAACGACGCCCTTGAATTCGACCGCCCCGCCGCGTACGGCCGCCGCCTGGACATTCCCGCAGGCACCGCCGTCCGCTTCGAACCCGGGGACCCCAAGACCGTCAACTTGATCGAACTGGCCGGAACACGCCAGGTGTTCGGCTTCCGCGACCAGGTCAACGGGAAGCTCGACGGCGGCACCGCCGGCCCGGGTGCCGCGCAGGCGCTCCCCGGCCGGTCGCCGTCGACCCAGGCACAGCCGGAAACCCCCGCAGCAACAACCGATAAGGACGGACAATGA
- a CDS encoding siderophore-interacting protein has translation MSKQSTEANPIRLVMHPLVPRLLHVAGIETLTPSMRRITLAGLAAEAPFPFTPMATSDHVKLVFPETETGEIHLPTVADDRLAMPEGRPRPIFRDYTVRAHDGDAGTLDIDFVLHRHGPAGRWAIGAKLGDPLGVLGPRGSHIYPSDFDQFLIAGDETAVPAVARWLEELPRGAQATVLVSVASRAEQPALPRRAGTTVTFLDRSVHGAGVLAAAFAAVVPGPGRLFVWAAGEAGSLKPIRRHVREVLQLPPTHADIDGYWKVGVEGLDHHVQDGDD, from the coding sequence ATGAGCAAACAATCAACAGAGGCCAATCCCATCCGGCTTGTCATGCACCCACTGGTGCCGCGGCTGCTCCACGTGGCGGGCATTGAAACCCTGACACCGTCCATGCGGCGGATCACGCTGGCCGGCCTGGCTGCGGAAGCACCGTTTCCATTCACGCCCATGGCCACCTCCGACCACGTCAAGCTCGTGTTCCCGGAGACGGAAACCGGGGAAATCCACCTGCCGACGGTTGCCGATGACAGGCTCGCCATGCCGGAGGGGCGGCCGCGCCCCATCTTCCGCGACTACACGGTGCGTGCGCATGACGGCGACGCCGGCACCTTGGACATAGACTTCGTCCTGCACCGGCACGGCCCCGCCGGACGCTGGGCGATCGGGGCGAAACTGGGCGACCCCCTGGGCGTACTGGGACCCCGTGGGTCCCACATCTACCCAAGTGACTTTGACCAGTTCCTGATAGCCGGGGATGAAACAGCTGTGCCTGCCGTGGCGCGCTGGCTCGAGGAACTGCCACGCGGGGCACAGGCCACGGTCCTGGTCAGCGTGGCCTCCCGGGCAGAGCAGCCCGCATTGCCGCGCAGGGCCGGCACAACTGTCACCTTCCTGGACCGTTCGGTGCACGGCGCCGGTGTCCTGGCAGCGGCATTTGCCGCCGTCGTGCCGGGCCCGGGCCGGTTGTTCGTCTGGGCGGCAGGGGAGGCCGGCTCGCTCAAGCCCATCCGCCGGCACGTGCGCGAGGTCTTGCAGCTGCCACCGACGCACGCAGACATTGACGGCTACTGGAAGGTTGGCGTGGAAGGCCTGGACCACCATGTCCAGGACGGCGATGACTGA
- the fepB gene encoding Fe2+-enterobactin ABC transporter substrate-binding protein yields MKFQRKILPLLAAVAAAGIALSGCSGSADATSGSAGASAPASQGEWPRTVKHESGETVIPAKPKNIASTSLSVTGTLLAIDAPVTSSAATNPSDVTDSQGFFSQWATVATERKVGVLYPALEFDLEAVVAAAPDLIVVSTSGADSAADHYKELSAIAPTIVVNYGSQSWQDLAAELGEATGQEAAASAAVAKYDAHVKDVAAKIKLPEGESNIISFNGAGQDNGVAKQGGSHADVLESLGFKIADIPEGLDTSAQPRQDFAFISFENLTRAATGNTVFLLAADNAMVEAFKGEKVLANLPSVKSGQVVAMGPTSFRLDYYSSTQLVDLLGETFS; encoded by the coding sequence GTGAAGTTCCAACGCAAGATCCTGCCCCTGCTGGCGGCCGTGGCGGCCGCCGGAATCGCCCTGAGCGGCTGTTCCGGCTCGGCGGACGCCACCTCCGGCAGCGCCGGGGCAAGCGCCCCGGCCAGCCAGGGGGAGTGGCCCCGCACCGTCAAGCACGAATCCGGCGAAACAGTCATCCCGGCCAAGCCCAAGAACATTGCCTCCACCTCGTTGAGCGTTACGGGCACCCTGCTGGCCATCGACGCCCCGGTCACCAGTTCCGCAGCCACGAACCCCAGTGACGTCACCGACAGCCAGGGCTTCTTCTCGCAGTGGGCCACTGTGGCCACCGAGCGCAAGGTCGGCGTGCTGTACCCGGCCCTGGAATTCGACCTTGAAGCTGTGGTTGCCGCCGCCCCCGACCTCATTGTGGTTTCCACCTCGGGCGCCGACAGTGCCGCAGACCACTACAAGGAACTCAGTGCCATTGCCCCCACCATTGTGGTGAACTACGGCAGCCAGTCCTGGCAGGACTTGGCTGCCGAACTGGGCGAGGCCACGGGCCAGGAGGCTGCCGCCAGCGCCGCAGTGGCCAAGTACGACGCCCACGTGAAGGACGTCGCCGCCAAGATCAAGCTCCCCGAGGGCGAATCCAACATCATCAGCTTCAACGGCGCAGGCCAGGACAATGGCGTGGCCAAGCAGGGCGGCTCGCATGCCGATGTGCTGGAATCCCTCGGCTTCAAGATCGCCGACATCCCCGAGGGCCTGGACACCAGCGCCCAGCCCCGCCAGGACTTCGCCTTCATCTCCTTTGAAAACCTGACCAGGGCAGCCACCGGAAACACGGTGTTCCTCCTGGCAGCGGACAATGCCATGGTGGAAGCCTTCAAGGGGGAAAAGGTTTTGGCGAACCTGCCTTCGGTCAAGTCCGGCCAGGTGGTTGCCATGGGACCGACCTCGTTCCGCCTGGACTACTACAGCTCAACCCAGCTGGTGGACCTGCTGGGTGAGACCTTCAGCTAG